In Ictalurus furcatus strain D&B chromosome 23, Billie_1.0, whole genome shotgun sequence, a single window of DNA contains:
- the si:dkey-12l12.1 gene encoding uncharacterized protein si:dkey-12l12.1 codes for MNTVLWVFLLCMPGYLITHTLDCADGDMDCDSGLGERVKLRFLRQTNSDHERGAQQSQANLPGAFTAKGFPNTLIQADRSRRHLNRRPLPPRSRVGSYSLLSHKTMSPLQVVRARRHAGVAADPAMPSRMTVKQRPRSVTRKTNTKVAVCS; via the exons ATGAATACAGTATTGTGGGTTTTTCTGCTGTGTATGCCAGGCTACCTGATAACACACACTCTAGACTGTGCAGATGGGGACATGGATTGCGACAGTGGCCTGGGTGAAAGGGTAAAG ttaaggTTTTTGAGGCAGACAAACTCAGACCATGAGAGAGGAGCTCAACAGAGCCAAGCCAACCTACCAGGAGCCTTTACAGCCAAGGGTTTCCCCAACACTCTAAttcag GCTGACAGATCAAGGCGTCATCTGAACAGAAGACCACTGCCTCCTAGGTCACGAGTGGGCAGTTATTCACTGCTCAGTCACAAAACTATGAGTCCTCTGCAA GTTGTGAGAGCTCGAAGGCATGCTGGGGTTGCTGCTGATCCAGCCATGCCTTCTAGAATG ACAGTGAAGCAGAGGCCCAGAAGTGTGACCAGGAAGACGAACACAAAAGTTGCAGTCTGCTCATGA
- the ackr4b gene encoding atypical chemokine receptor 4b, whose amino-acid sequence MSLHSDYELYENYDGLDHYNDSSNHSYYDEDFEDYYSVCDKSDVRSFAGLFLPVVYTLVLVVGLAGNSIVVFVYLSQKRLQTLTGVLIINLAFADLLLLFTLPFWAADAVNGWEIGVVACKITSALYTINFSCSMLLLAFISVDRYRTLSQGSSIYSRPSGNKQRRQKLLLSLLVWIAAFVFGLPDFFLTTVKQHSSGHKSCRAVYPHSMAQATKATLEILEVSLSFLLPFLVMLFCYYRVGKTLSQGATTGMREVRRWKAFRVLIAVVGVFLLTQLPYNIVKLIRTLDIIYAFVTNCDVSKRLDRATQVTESLALTHCCVNPVLYVFIGSSFKVHVLKIAKRYGQTRKNHHHEHRQPAVEIVLKSQTRTNSNAYSESYDEHTSSFTI is encoded by the coding sequence ATGAGCTTACATTCAGACTATGAACTTTATGAGAATTACGATGGCCTTGACCATTACAATGACAGCTCAAACCACAGCTACTATGATGAGGACTTTGAAGACTACTACTCTGTGTGCGACAAATCTGATGTCCGCTCCTTTGCCGGTCTCTTCCTCCCAGTGGTCTATACCCTAGTACTTGTGGTAGGCCTGGCTGGAAACTCCATTGTtgtatttgtctatctatcccAGAAGCGCCTACAGACATTAACGGGTGTCCTCATCATTAACCTGGCCTTTGCagacctcctcctccttttcacGTTACCGTTCTGGGCAGCAGATGCTGTAAACGGCTGGGAGATTGGTGTGGTGGCCTGCAAGATAACCTCAGCCCTCTACACCATCAATTTCAGTTGTAGTATGCTTCTGCTAGCCTTCATTAGCGTGGATCGTTACAGAACGCTTTCCCAGGGCTCCAGCATTTACAGCAGGCCATCTGGaaacaaacaaaggagacaGAAGCTGCTACTATCCCTCCTGGTCTGGATTGCAGCCTTTGTGTTTGGCTTGCCAgattttttcctcaccaccgttaAGCAGCACTCCTCTGGACACAAATCCTGCAGGGCGGTGTACCCACATAGTATGGCACAAGCAACAAAAGCTACCTTGGAAATTCTAGAGGTGTCACTGAGCTTCCTGCTACCCTTCCTGGTGATGTTGTTCTGCTATTACCGGGTGGGAAAAACCCTGAGTCAGGGAGCAACCACTGGAATGAGAGAAGTACGGAGGTGGAAGGCCTTCCGGGTTCTGATAGCTGTTGTGGGGGTGTTTCTGTTGACACAGCTGCCATATAACATTGTGAAGCTTATACGAACCCTAGACATCATCTACGCATTTGTGACAAACTGTGACGTCAGTAAAAGACTGGATCGGGCCACTCAAGTCACAGAGAGCTTGGCACTCACACACTGTTGTGTAAACCCAGTTTTATACGTCTTCATTGGCTCGTCCTTCAAGGTGCATGTGCTAAAGATTGCTAAGCGCTATGGACAGACTAGAAAGAACCATCATCACGAGCACAGGCAACCTGCAGTGGAGATTGTGCTAAAATCACAGACCCGCACAAACAGCAATGCATACTCAGAATCATACGATGAACATACAAGTAGCTTTACTATCTAG